The Alnus glutinosa chromosome 1, dhAlnGlut1.1, whole genome shotgun sequence region CCAGTCGGTGGTGAGAGAGGAATGGACGGCTGAGGTTTTCGATTTGGAGCTGATGAGGTACAAGGATATTGAGGAGGAGATGGTGGGGCTGTTGCAGGTTGCTATGTCTTGTACTGCGGCCTCCCCTGATCAGCGGCCCAAGATGTGCCAAGTAGTCAAGATGATCGAGGAGATACGTGGGGTCGAGACGTCGCCGTGTCATGACAGCTTGGACTCCGTCTCCGAGTCACCTTCCTTGTCTGAGGACACGTGCGGAGCGAGCCAGTGATTTTTGAAGAGGAGTTTATATATGATAAATTACAGCGCTATTGGACTGTATCTGTAAAtcatgggttttgttttgtaacTTTCTTTATCGGCATTCTAATTTTTtgtttccctctgtttttttggttttctaattAAAGCAACTGGGAATGATCTAATTAATACTGAGTTTGTGAGCGCTTCGATCGGCTCCGTAATAGAAATTAGCTTTTGCATTTTGTCTGtttgattaagaaaaaaattgcttgtGTTTCCAAGGCTTAATGCAATTTGTTTCGTTATGATGTCTAGCATGCATGATTGGCTCCAATGAGAGATGCATGATTGGCTAATTCTTGAATGATGAGGACGGATTATACAAAAATGTATTAGGATTCGATAGCTAACTTCTATATGGGAAAGCAGCCGTCATTTGTGGATGACATATGGATGGAGTCCCACGAAGGACCCTACATCTACACCAAGTTACTTGGTTGTGAAAGTTGAGGGCACAAGTAAACAGCATGAAAAATGGAGTCCTCTCAACAGTGCGTGTGGAGGAGCAAAACGTATTCCCACCCGAAAGGAGtttattatctatttatttCTATTCAATTAATCATGGGTTTCTATCaacttggtatcaaagcatgGCTACCAACAAAGATCTCATCGAGAAATTGGAATTAGAAATGAAGGAGTTGAAAGAAGTAATGCAAAAGATGAATACAGAATCACAATCCAGCTTTGCGGAGCTTAAGGAACTCTTCTTCAAGGGTTTTGAACAGGGTGAATCATCTGcagacaaaagaaaatgatcatTTTAGGGTCACGAAAATCATTCTTCCGGGCACTCGAATGGTTCTAAAGGATTGAATAATTTCACTAAGTTGAAGTTCCCTCGGTACTTGGGAGATGACCCTAACGTGTGGCTGAACCAAGTAGTTCAGTACTTCGATTATGAGTAGAAATCGGAGGAGCAAAAGGTATCTCTGGCAGCCTTTCATCTCGAAAGTGAAGCCAATCAATAGTGGCAATGGGTTCAAAAGTTGTACAAGGAAGAACAAGTACCCATCACATGGGAAGCATTCGAACGGGAGTTGCTAATTCGATTCGGTCCTACCGAAGTTGAAGATTATAACGAGGCACTCTCAAAAATCCAACAAGAAGGGACATTGTCGGATTATCAACAAGAATTTGAGCGATTTGCGAACCGGGTGGCTAGGTGGCCTCAAAAGGCACTTGTGGGAACATTCATTGGAGGGCTGAAGCAGGATATTGTATCTACCATGCGAATGTTCAAATCGAAGACCCTCTGTGATGCCATTGAGCTAGCACGAATGAGAGATGATAATCTCTCTAGAGACTGGAAGACTGCAAGTGGTGAAGGGCCAACTGTGTCGATATATCAATCGGGTACTCAACAAATGCTACATGCCCATATTGATAGGGTGCGGCCAAGAAACTGTTGTGGGAGGAGATGTAGAAAAGAATGGAGAAAGGCCTGTGTTTCGGATGCAATGAAAAGTTCACTCCAGAACATCGTTGCCAAACACCTCAAGCACTCTCTATTGAGCAGAGAAAAAGTTTGAGAAGTTCGAAAATGGCAACACCAAATTATGGATGGTAAGCGCGGCACCAAAGAGGTTGAACCCTGGCCTCATCAATTTCCACACAtgaaccttgaggacaaggttctTCTTCAAGGGAGGGCAAATGATGGAGTCCCATGTAGGAACCCACATCTACACCAAGTTACTTGGTTGTGGAAGTTGAGGACACAAGTGAAGAGCATGTAACATGAAGTCTTCTcaacagtgtgtgtgtgtgtggaggagCAATTTATTTCCATGTGGAGTCATGCAACCTTAGTAGGTAGTTATGTTAGTAACTTAGTGGGATGTTATCATTATGTTAGTGAGTAGTAGTAGTTGGTTACGTGGGGTCATGTAACCTTGGTGCGTAGTTATGTTAGTGGGATGTTATCATTATGTTTGTATAGGTAGTTGTTTGTTTATTACGTGGGTAGTTATATTTGTAAAGTTAGTATAAGACTAGGACTAGGAGTAGGGTTCATTATTGAATATTATATTGCCATTGTGGCTTGTATCCAATCCAAATTGAATTCATTTGTGGTCTCTCCTACCCGAAATGAGTTCATTATCTATCTATTTCTATTCAATTAGTTGTGGGTTCCTATCGCATATACCATGTTCAAAGTTATAGGCATACATTGTTACGATTCTTATGGTCCACATGTGTTAAGTctaatattaattatatgtatataagttATTAGGTACTCTTTTCTTACAAGCCTGTTTTTAAATGTAAGTCCTGCTCAAGGTTTGTGTTATTTAATATCAGAGTCAAACACCACATCACAAGTTCGAGTCACAAAATGAGTAACTTATGAGTTGGATTAAAATACTGATAAGTGAATAGAGTTACCAAAAGAGAAAGTACTATTATCGGGTCAATGTCGATAGAGTGGACCGCCGTGGACATCGGCTGCAAAAGAGTCGTGGTATGCTATGCTTTAATTGTAATTTGACTAGTTCTTTTCAAATCTATAATTACTGTTTTCTCTGAATTGTTACAAATAGATGTAACTTGATTAGTTCCGAATGGGTATATTATAAAAGTGCTCTATCGACTAACACAATCTGTCATTACACTAAATGTCTAGTTTTGTCAATTTTATTACCAAGAGTTTCTTGCAAGTTGAAACTGGTTTCTTGAAACCCTTACTTGTATTAGAAGAATTCACAATTGTACATTTTGCTTCTACAAAGTTATGGAATCGTGATTATTTGAATGACGAGAAAGCTGCTGATGATATCATTGTTGGAAAAAGAACGACAAAGAACACAGTCTCTTCACCTTGTTTAAGTTTGTTTCaatttccccccaaaaaaagaagtttatttttcattttctttttattgatttGCAATAACAAGCTAAAATATTTGATGGAACTAATCAACTAACATGCGGGACGGGCGTCGTACAACTTTTTACACCCCAACTAAAACGCAAGCGTTTAGGGTTTAGCACCAGCATGTTcgtgggtatatatatatatatatatatatatatatatatatatatatagagagagagagagagagagagagagagagagagagagagagagagagagtgtgtgtttTTCTAAACCTACTTGTTGAATTGCATGAGCTTTGGTGCAAACCTCAAGAGCCTATCCAAAGCAGCAGGCGTGAACTTCCTGGCGAACAAGAAGCAAACATTTGTGGTATTTCCTCTGTACTCGCACTTGCTCCCACTCCTCAACCTCTTCAAAGCCTCAACGGTCACATCCGTTCTCAAAAACTTAGCCGGGTGTGGCCCACCCTTTGACCAGTCAACCCAAGTCAGACTCCTATTCGAATTCCTCTCCCAGAACTTGATGCTCACAAATGTCGCCAAGTAATGTTCATCGGCATAACACGAGCCGTGGCAATGCTTCTGAAACAACGGGAAGTACTTTTGATCGGAGACGACTTCAACGGCGAGCTCTCGATCCATCTCGAACCACTGGGACCCCTTCCTCCATAGCCGGAGCGTGATCCCCGGGTACATGTGGGAATTGTAACGCCCACGTCCGACAGCGCCGGGCTCATCGAAGGACATTACATAATTTTGGGTGGAGTTGATGAGGTAAGAATAAATGGTGGAGAAGTTGAAGAGAGGAATGCAGGATTCGGAGAGAAGAACGAAACGCTGGTTGGAGATATCAAGAAGGGCATTGGCAAGTAGCCGGCGCTCAGCCTCAATCATGTTCACCTTGCCCCATTCAACTTTCTGCATCATATTATAAAAAACATCCATCAGTTAATTGGGACAAGATTTTTAACTCcatcatatcattaaaaaaatttatcttttgattgatattttgtctctaattacttttttaaatctcatCATTTCAACTATATACCCTGGCCTTTAAATGCTGGTTGGGATGAGCAATTTGCCACATGGGTCGTTTATGATCAGTTACCTATCAATATATAGGCTAGGACATTGCTcagaattattttttagaaaaaaattaaattagtttttttttttctccaaaattataaggatatttttgccttactgaaaaatatttaggtttatttttgtctttttgctgatTTTGAGAGACATTGATAACCGTTTGGTAATTTGAGAAGAATATTgtctaaattaaaattttgaaggaAACAATATCAATTAGATAGTAATTTGAggaattttgtaattttttcaatgaaaaGTTTGTCTAAAGAGAGCATGTGGTCCCTTGATACACATAACCTTATAGCTTACCTTTTAGATTTCAGCTACAATGgcacaaaaggaaaatattttttaacttttatcaaaatttgcgttcaagtaaaataaaaaccacatattcctgaaaaattAAGATAGTCTGCAAGGCAAATGATTTATTTGTCAATGAGAATTGATAATTTCATTAGGCCTGAAAGTCTGTGGCGTGCTTTAAAAGCTGAGAAAAGTTTGTATATTCATCTTCAAACTGCTATCTAATTAATGGATAATAATCATTTCAAAACTTTCAATCGAGAGAATGTCCTCCTAAAGTATAAAAAATCGTCAATGTTTCCTAAttacgaaaatacccttaataaaataaaataaaaattctaaaaaaaaaacaattcaaacaacCTGGGAGTGgccaatttttaattttttaattttttttttttaaaatatatatatacaaaaattcATAGGGGTATTAAATTTAttggggtatttttgtcttatggaaaaaaaaaattaggattatttttgcatttttgctAATAAtgagaacattgacaattttttaggGCAGGTTTGagtaacacttttttttttaattatattttattatttttcagaaacaaGTTTGGGTTACTTTttggaattcaaattctactcacgttttattcaaattttttttaattttataccAGGTTTTATAAACCATcgaaacataattttaaaaactaaattctTTTGATATtcataattataaatatgatacaaaaaaaaaaaaattgaaaaaccaaacgcgccctttatatttttaaacataatacaaaaaaaataaataaaaaaataaaattgaacaacCAAACGCGGCCTTAATATTTTGAGAGGAataattatcaattaaaagTATAAGTTGAAAGAGGTAGATAGACTTTTCTCCAAAAAGTTCGTCTAAACAGAGCATATGCGGTCCCTTATCCACATCAACCTAGCTTAATTATAGCTGACGTTTTAGATATTTTCAGCTTCAAGGACAGAAAACAAATAAgatatttttaacttttatcaAAATTTGCATTCAAGTAAAATAATGACACACAGAATAAACAGATCGAGCTATCCTACATTGTTTTGGCTAGGCACTTTGCTAACCTGACTAGGAATTCTTCGGCCGGGAAATACTGGACTTTCCGGC contains the following coding sequences:
- the LOC133852880 gene encoding glycosyltransferase BC10-like; the protein is MKAPNQNRSIPSVSKLFNVQLNLHNILSYFFLFAFGLTFAVILSFYLKDFSFSLQFTQFSFSANSRSPPSSQLLGLGPNLKAAGNGRIGLTEYLKPPQAMHDMDEEELLWRASMVSRIPKYPFDRVPKVAFMFLTKGPVLMAPLWEKFFKGHQGLYSIYVHSNPSYNESEPESPVFPGRRIPSQKVEWGKVNMIEAERRLLANALLDISNQRFVLLSESCIPLFNFSTIYSYLINSTQNYVMSFDEPGAVGRGRYNSHMYPGITLRLWRKGSQWFEMDRELAVEVVSDQKYFPLFQKHCHGSCYADEHYLATFVSIKFWERNSNRSLTWVDWSKGGPHPAKFLRTDVTVEALKRLRSGSKCEYRGNTTNVCFLFARKFTPAALDRLLRFAPKLMQFNK